Proteins from a genomic interval of Pseudomonas sp. RC10:
- a CDS encoding type III secretion protein HrpZ has protein sequence MLSLNASINPLQNAHIGTVVSTGGIGGQQGPQQSLKDVIDKLAGALTKDGHLDQDSPLGKMVGDQMKKMNPLAAMVGGSPDMIKAALGDVIKDKLGDNFGAAADFGLGGGASSGAGKPDLMSQVLNGLGKASLDDLLSKQGDGTKFSSDDMPMLDKVAQFMDQNPSKFPAPDSGSWKNELKEDNYLDKSETSAFRAALDMLGGQLDQQQSGVADASSGAGSPTGSTLAADPTGGQGALSGNPAQDLGQLLSGLLQQGLNASTGNGAGNNVGSGLGSPANDAVQPGNSGSQGVAQDLGQLLSGLIEKGLEASQGNNGNGAGATGNGAPQNALFAQHDLQNSLGQAADAIVQALLGSGNNSVS, from the coding sequence ATGCTAAGTCTCAACGCCAGTATCAACCCGCTGCAGAACGCGCACATCGGCACCGTCGTGTCCACCGGCGGGATCGGCGGTCAACAAGGGCCGCAACAGTCGCTCAAGGACGTCATCGACAAGCTCGCCGGCGCGCTGACCAAGGACGGTCACCTGGACCAGGATTCGCCGCTCGGCAAAATGGTCGGCGACCAGATGAAAAAGATGAACCCTCTGGCCGCGATGGTCGGCGGCTCGCCGGACATGATCAAGGCAGCCTTGGGCGACGTGATCAAAGACAAGCTGGGCGACAACTTCGGCGCGGCGGCGGACTTCGGCCTGGGCGGCGGCGCCAGCAGTGGCGCGGGCAAGCCGGACCTGATGTCCCAAGTGCTGAACGGCCTGGGTAAAGCTTCGTTGGATGACCTTTTGAGCAAGCAGGGTGATGGAACGAAGTTTTCCTCCGATGACATGCCGATGCTGGACAAGGTCGCGCAGTTCATGGACCAGAACCCGAGCAAATTCCCCGCGCCGGATTCCGGGTCGTGGAAGAACGAGCTCAAGGAAGACAACTACCTCGACAAGAGCGAAACCAGCGCCTTCCGTGCCGCACTGGACATGCTCGGTGGCCAGTTGGATCAGCAGCAAAGCGGCGTTGCCGATGCCAGCAGCGGCGCGGGCAGTCCGACGGGCAGCACGCTGGCGGCGGACCCGACCGGTGGCCAAGGCGCATTGAGCGGCAATCCTGCTCAGGACCTGGGCCAGTTGCTCAGCGGTCTGCTGCAACAGGGCCTCAACGCCAGCACTGGCAATGGCGCGGGTAACAACGTCGGCAGCGGCCTAGGCTCTCCTGCGAACGATGCCGTGCAGCCGGGCAATTCGGGCAGCCAGGGCGTGGCCCAGGACCTTGGTCAGCTGCTGAGCGGCCTGATCGAGAAAGGCCTCGAAGCCAGCCAGGGCAACAACGGCAATGGCGCCGGCGCCACCGGTAACGGTGCGCCGCAAAACGCGTTGTTCGCGCAACACGACTTGCAAAACAGTCTGGGCCAGGCCGCCGACGCCATCGTCCAGGCACTGCTCGGATCAGGCAATAACAGCGTTTCCTGA
- the sctI gene encoding type III secretion system inner rod subunit SctI → MTVSNVNQLKSPSPDLEQHLDQGLVSGPSQADVDLFNAAMRPDMALQQSHLSEQIASALSERLGTMDKFSQQAARKMKKASTTDDPLEIAQMSRSLSQYSLQMALTTKVVNKSAQAFDKLTNLQ, encoded by the coding sequence GTGACCGTTTCCAACGTCAATCAACTCAAATCGCCATCCCCCGATCTTGAGCAACACCTTGATCAAGGACTGGTCAGCGGGCCTTCGCAGGCGGACGTCGATCTGTTCAATGCGGCCATGCGCCCCGACATGGCGCTGCAGCAGAGCCACCTTTCCGAACAGATTGCCAGTGCCTTGTCCGAGCGACTGGGCACCATGGACAAGTTTTCCCAGCAGGCGGCGCGCAAGATGAAAAAGGCCTCCACCACCGACGACCCGCTGGAGATCGCGCAGATGAGCCGATCCTTGTCGCAGTATTCGTTGCAAATGGCGTTGACCACCAAGGTCGTCAACAAGAGCGCTCAGGCGTTCGACAAGCTGACCAACCTGCAATAG
- the sctJ gene encoding type III secretion inner membrane ring lipoprotein SctJ, whose protein sequence is MKYLTAGLMCLMLLLSGCSDETDLFSGLSEQDSNDVVASLADQHIDARKRMEKTGVVITVATADINRAVRILDAAGLPRHSRTSLGEIFKKEGVISTPLEERARYIYALSQELEATLSQIDGVIVARVHVVLPERVAPGEPVQPASAAVFIKHTSALDPDSVRGRIQQMVASSIPGMSGEPLDSKKFAIVFVPAAEFQDTERLVNFGPFLVDSANLGFWKSMLWAAPFVGLVLILLLVLILRSDWRNALLQRIGLRRDEGSNLPVRA, encoded by the coding sequence GTGAAGTATCTGACTGCGGGTCTGATGTGCCTGATGTTGCTGCTCAGCGGATGCAGCGACGAGACCGACCTGTTCAGCGGTCTGTCCGAGCAGGACTCCAACGATGTGGTGGCCAGCCTCGCCGATCAGCACATCGATGCGCGCAAACGCATGGAGAAAACCGGGGTGGTGATCACCGTCGCCACCGCCGACATCAACCGGGCCGTGCGCATTCTCGACGCCGCCGGTTTGCCTCGGCATTCGCGCACCAGCCTGGGTGAAATCTTCAAGAAGGAAGGCGTGATTTCAACGCCGCTGGAAGAGCGCGCCCGCTACATCTACGCCTTGTCGCAGGAACTGGAGGCGACGCTGTCGCAGATCGACGGCGTGATCGTGGCCCGGGTTCACGTGGTGCTGCCTGAACGGGTCGCGCCGGGCGAGCCGGTCCAGCCCGCATCGGCGGCGGTGTTCATTAAGCACACCTCAGCGCTCGACCCCGACAGCGTGCGCGGGCGCATTCAGCAGATGGTCGCCAGCAGCATTCCGGGGATGTCCGGCGAGCCGCTGGACTCGAAGAAATTCGCCATCGTGTTCGTGCCCGCGGCAGAGTTTCAGGACACCGAACGGCTGGTCAATTTCGGGCCGTTTCTGGTGGACAGCGCGAACCTGGGCTTCTGGAAAAGCATGCTATGGGCGGCGCCGTTTGTCGGGCTGGTGCTGATCCTGTTGCTGGTGTTGATCCTGCGCAGCGACTGGCGCAACGCGCTGTTGCAGCGGATCGGCCTGCGTCGCGACGAGGGTTCTAACCTGCCGGTGCGGGCGTGA
- a CDS encoding type III secretion protein: MQNATHAAMADADQRWIQWWCAPWQWAHGDWLARFAEDSGLPTSELSGVLRTRHGAFLHSVGIAPSQPPAPVEPVLQWLTLDPAQQQAALHLAQSICLGRVTDESPHERWCRAVAKALRPGVWLDASVHDPRELLAAWVGEDCWSRLRLNWAPGAVPDAVIEMPVGKLHTLWQSVVWRASTP, encoded by the coding sequence ATGCAAAACGCAACGCACGCTGCGATGGCGGACGCGGATCAGCGCTGGATTCAGTGGTGGTGCGCGCCTTGGCAATGGGCGCACGGCGACTGGCTGGCCCGATTCGCCGAGGACAGCGGGCTGCCAACGTCGGAGCTGTCGGGGGTGTTGCGCACCCGGCATGGCGCGTTTTTGCACAGCGTCGGGATTGCGCCCAGTCAACCTCCCGCGCCGGTTGAGCCGGTGCTGCAATGGTTGACGCTCGATCCCGCTCAACAGCAGGCCGCGCTGCACCTCGCACAGAGCATATGCCTGGGGCGCGTGACGGATGAATCCCCTCATGAGCGCTGGTGCCGCGCCGTGGCCAAGGCGTTGCGTCCTGGCGTCTGGCTCGACGCTTCCGTGCACGATCCTCGTGAATTGTTGGCGGCCTGGGTGGGCGAGGATTGCTGGTCCCGGTTGCGCTTGAACTGGGCACCTGGCGCCGTGCCTGACGCGGTGATCGAGATGCCCGTCGGCAAATTGCACACGCTCTGGCAATCCGTCGTTTGGCGCGCCAGCACACCCTGA
- the sctL gene encoding type III secretion system stator protein SctL has protein sequence MLAKRRLALASSDVLLDTILRRDDLADIQLAGDVLRNAREEAEQILADTREQAQREKDQALMQFWEQANGFLDAFEQQRQTLQQEAMSAVEDLLNITLARLLDETTLAERTRVLIRNLADSQRHEAVATLSAHPDQLDELRDWLAQSRFSEHWQLKADPLMPPLTLRLSDANGAFDIDWTSLKRGLLGQDA, from the coding sequence ATGCTCGCCAAACGCCGCCTCGCCCTGGCTTCTTCCGATGTGCTGCTCGACACCATTCTGCGGCGGGACGACTTGGCCGATATCCAGCTCGCCGGGGACGTATTGCGCAATGCGCGCGAGGAAGCCGAGCAGATCCTTGCGGACACCCGCGAACAGGCGCAACGGGAAAAAGACCAGGCGCTGATGCAGTTCTGGGAACAGGCCAACGGCTTTCTGGACGCGTTCGAGCAGCAGCGGCAGACGTTGCAGCAAGAAGCGATGAGCGCTGTCGAAGACTTGCTCAACATCACGCTCGCCCGACTGCTGGACGAGACCACGCTGGCCGAGCGGACACGGGTGCTGATCCGCAACCTCGCCGACAGCCAACGCCATGAAGCCGTCGCCACCCTCAGCGCGCACCCCGATCAGCTCGACGAACTTCGGGACTGGCTCGCGCAAAGCCGGTTTTCGGAACACTGGCAACTCAAGGCCGACCCCCTCATGCCGCCGCTAACCCTGCGCCTGAGCGACGCCAACGGCGCGTTCGACATTGACTGGACCAGCCTGAAACGCGGGCTGTTGGGGCAAGACGCGTAG
- a CDS encoding transposase, which translates to MQERKTYTREFKQRAASMVLDDNCSVPDVCASMDVGPTALRRWVDQVRKERQKGQPLAGTKAISDEQRELQQLRAKIKRLETEAEILKKATALLMSDPDRFS; encoded by the coding sequence ATGCAAGAGCGAAAAACCTATACCCGCGAGTTCAAGCAACGTGCTGCCAGCATGGTTCTTGACGACAACTGTTCGGTTCCTGACGTCTGCGCATCGATGGACGTCGGCCCAACGGCTCTGCGCCGCTGGGTGGATCAGGTTCGTAAAGAGCGCCAGAAAGGCCAGCCTTTGGCAGGCACCAAAGCGATCAGCGACGAGCAGCGAGAACTCCAGCAGTTACGCGCCAAAATCAAACGCCTGGAGACCGAGGCCGAAATCTTAAAAAAGGCTACCGCTCTCTTGATGTCGGATCCCGATCGTTTTTCCTGA
- a CDS encoding IS3 family transposase: MRESGAYPTSQLCCALGVSRSAFYDWLHRRSLPDAKREALKAQVVQLHRESRESAGARMISQSLKALQIKVGRHLAGKLMAEANLTSRQRRRHQYRSRGVEAFVAKNLLERNFKPTGVNQVWCGDVTSLMVGKRWYHLAVVIDLFARRIVGWAFSLINDANLVSKALRMAVEVRGKQSGLMFHSDQGCQYTSQRFQSELLEHGITQSMSRRGQCWDNAPTERFFGTLKSEWVPAKGYSEIEEARRDMTSFFMRYNRIRLHSYNNYLSPIAMELQAG, from the coding sequence CTGAGAGAGTCAGGTGCGTATCCGACCAGCCAGCTTTGCTGCGCTCTTGGCGTTTCCCGAAGCGCGTTCTATGACTGGCTTCATCGCCGTTCGTTGCCTGATGCCAAGCGTGAGGCGCTCAAGGCCCAGGTCGTCCAATTGCATAGGGAAAGCAGGGAAAGTGCAGGTGCGAGAATGATCTCTCAGTCCTTGAAGGCGCTACAGATCAAGGTAGGGCGACATCTGGCTGGGAAACTCATGGCGGAGGCAAATCTGACCAGCAGGCAGCGCCGCCGCCATCAGTATCGCTCCAGAGGTGTCGAGGCCTTTGTCGCCAAGAACCTGCTCGAACGTAACTTCAAGCCAACAGGAGTCAATCAGGTCTGGTGTGGCGACGTCACCAGCCTGATGGTCGGGAAGCGCTGGTATCACTTGGCAGTGGTCATTGATCTGTTCGCTCGCCGAATCGTTGGCTGGGCGTTTTCTCTGATCAATGACGCCAACCTGGTGAGCAAGGCACTGAGAATGGCGGTGGAGGTTCGAGGTAAACAGTCGGGTTTGATGTTCCATTCAGATCAAGGCTGCCAATACACCAGCCAGCGTTTCCAGTCCGAGCTGCTTGAGCATGGGATCACGCAAAGCATGAGCCGCAGGGGGCAATGCTGGGACAACGCACCAACGGAGCGATTTTTCGGCACGCTCAAGTCAGAATGGGTGCCTGCCAAGGGCTACTCAGAAATCGAAGAAGCTAGACGGGACATGACCAGCTTCTTCATGCGTTACAACCGAATCAGGCTCCACAGCTATAACAATTACCTGTCGCCGATAGCCATGGAGCTGCAGGCGGGGTGA
- a CDS encoding type III secretion protein, with the protein MISFKSLQNHLDHSYSRAQSDMEDAAETASDSGTMEDLQAFNDASQQTNVANMILNEGLRAKHGITKAIIDGIQ; encoded by the coding sequence ATGATCAGTTTCAAATCACTGCAAAACCACCTCGATCATTCCTACAGCCGCGCCCAGAGCGACATGGAAGACGCCGCTGAAACCGCGTCCGACAGCGGCACGATGGAAGACCTTCAGGCGTTCAACGACGCGTCGCAACAAACCAACGTGGCGAATATGATCCTCAACGAAGGGCTGCGCGCCAAACACGGCATCACCAAAGCGATCATCGATGGAATTCAGTGA
- a CDS encoding type III secretion protein — MEFSEFTAILAQWCEQRPLTPLDCWIDDANARLAVHGNGLRISLDLLDPYDGSDPQRLEALLGQGGASVACDCLGALAIDPETRCVVLLSWLPNPCTSADALNRLEQLANQRGAMLSLMQTSMRHATALSSPRATLNTWQPGV, encoded by the coding sequence ATGGAATTCAGTGAGTTCACGGCGATCCTCGCCCAGTGGTGTGAGCAACGTCCGCTCACGCCGCTGGACTGCTGGATCGACGACGCCAACGCCCGGCTGGCGGTGCACGGAAACGGTCTCCGCATCAGCCTCGACCTGCTCGATCCCTACGACGGCAGCGACCCTCAGCGTCTGGAAGCGTTATTGGGGCAGGGCGGTGCCAGCGTCGCCTGCGACTGCCTCGGTGCCTTGGCCATCGACCCCGAGACCCGCTGCGTCGTACTGCTCAGCTGGCTGCCCAATCCCTGCACGTCGGCGGATGCCCTCAATCGCCTCGAACAGCTGGCCAACCAGCGCGGCGCGATGCTCAGCCTGATGCAAACCTCCATGCGCCACGCCACGGCCCTGTCGTCGCCTCGCGCAACCCTCAATACCTGGCAACCGGGAGTGTGA